The following coding sequences lie in one Pyramidobacter porci genomic window:
- a CDS encoding IMPACT family protein, whose translation MLALERPCRRPTAPAVYSFKEKRSEFIAALFPSAAGDEARAALESVRREHHGATHNCPAWRVGYPEVEEFCSDDGEPGGTAGRPILGALQKAGLFNAALVVTRYFGGIKLGVRGLIDAYGTAAAGVIERAAIETVLPFKELELRCGYEHLAALSRAVKSAGIAENRLRTTYAVDVTLSLLVSPAREERLRTLLDSYEGRQLLAAPPRWGKNYVLTAET comes from the coding sequence GTGCTGGCGTTAGAGCGGCCTTGCCGCCGTCCCACGGCTCCCGCTGTTTACAGCTTCAAGGAAAAACGCAGCGAATTCATCGCCGCCCTCTTTCCTTCCGCTGCGGGAGACGAAGCCCGCGCCGCGCTGGAATCCGTGCGCAGAGAGCACCACGGCGCCACGCACAACTGCCCGGCCTGGCGCGTCGGCTACCCCGAGGTGGAAGAGTTCTGTTCCGACGACGGCGAACCGGGAGGAACCGCCGGGCGCCCAATCCTCGGCGCTCTGCAAAAAGCGGGTTTGTTCAACGCTGCACTCGTGGTGACGCGCTACTTCGGCGGCATCAAGCTCGGCGTGCGCGGCCTCATCGACGCTTACGGCACCGCCGCGGCCGGCGTCATTGAACGTGCCGCGATCGAAACCGTCCTGCCTTTCAAAGAACTGGAACTGCGCTGCGGCTACGAGCATCTGGCCGCCCTCAGCCGCGCCGTCAAAAGCGCCGGCATCGCCGAGAACCGCCTGCGTACGACCTATGCCGTAGACGTCACGCTCAGCCTGCTCGTCTCTCCGGCACGGGAAGAACGGTTGCGGACTTTGCTCGACAGCTACGAAGGACGTCAACTGCTCGCCGCCCCGCCGCGCTGGGGAAAAAACTACGTGCTCACGGCGGAAACATAA
- a CDS encoding HIT family protein yields the protein METLMAPWRYTYLNSTKSGGKSCIFCDFPADGSDDRKHFIVFRGTYCFVILNAYPYSSGHLMVIPYRHTTDLRSFTSKESLEFHDLIARSVECLKSAFHPDGFNVGINIGTAAGAGIDTHIHCHVVPRWNGDSNFMGAIGNVKVVPISLEETWERCRTCWR from the coding sequence ATGGAAACACTCATGGCCCCATGGAGATACACGTACCTCAACTCCACCAAAAGCGGCGGCAAGAGCTGTATCTTCTGCGATTTCCCCGCCGACGGCAGCGACGACAGAAAACACTTTATCGTCTTTCGCGGCACATATTGCTTCGTGATTCTCAACGCCTACCCCTACAGCTCGGGTCATCTGATGGTCATTCCCTACCGCCACACCACCGACCTGAGATCATTTACCTCCAAGGAGTCCCTGGAGTTCCACGACTTGATCGCCCGCTCCGTCGAATGTCTTAAAAGCGCGTTTCATCCCGACGGCTTCAACGTCGGCATTAACATCGGCACCGCCGCCGGCGCCGGCATCGATACCCATATCCACTGCCACGTCGTGCCGCGCTGGAACGGCGACAGCAATTTCATGGGCGCGATCGGCAATGTCAAGGTCGTCCCCATCTCCCTTGAAGAGACCTGGGAACGCTGCCGCACGTGCTGGCGTTAG